A portion of the Mus pahari chromosome 17, PAHARI_EIJ_v1.1, whole genome shotgun sequence genome contains these proteins:
- the Pabpc1 gene encoding polyadenylate-binding protein 1 gives MNPSAPSYPMASLYVGDLHPDVTEAMLYEKFSPAGPILSIRVCRDMITRRSLGYAYVNFQQPADAERALDTMNFDVIKGKPVRIMWSQRDPSLRKSGVGNIFIKNLDKSIDNKALYDTFSAFGNILSCKVVCDENGSKGYGFVHFETQEAAERAIEKMNGMLLNDRKVFVGRFKSRKEREAELGARAKEFTNVYVKNLGEDMDDERLKELFGKFGPALSVKVMTDESGKSKGFGFVSFERHEDAQKAVDEMNGKELNGKQIYVGRAQKKVERQTELKRKFEQMKQDRITRYQGVNLYVKNLDDGIDDERLRKEFSPFGTITSAKVMMEGGRSKGFGFVCFSSPEEATKAVTEMNGRIVATKPLYVALAQRKEERQAHLTNQYMQRMASVRAVPNPVINPYQPAPPSGYFMAAIPQTQNRAAYYPPSQIAQLRPSPRWTAQGARPHPFQNMPGAIRPAAPRPPFSTMRPASSQVPRVMSTQRVANTSTQTMGPRPAAAAAAATPAVRTVPQYKYAAGVRNPQQHLNAQPQVTMQQPAVHVQGQEPLTASMLASAPPQEQKQMLGERLFPLIQAMHPSLAGKITGMLLEIDNSELLHMLESPESLRSKVDEAVAVLQAHQAKEAAQKAVTSATGVPTV, from the exons CGGAACGTGCTTTGGACACCATGAATTTTGATGTTATAAAGGGCAAGCCAGTACGCATCATGTGGTCTCAGCGTGATCCATCACTTCGCAAAAGTGGAGTAGGcaacatattcattaaaaatttggACAAATCCATCGACAATAAAGCACTATATGATACATTTTCTGCATTTGGTAACATCCTTTCATGTAAG GTGGTTTGCGATGAAAATGGCTCCAAGGGCTATGGATTTGTACATTTTGAAACAcaggaagcagctgaaagagctaTTGAAAAAATGAATGGGATGCTTCTAAATGATCGTAAAGT GTTTGTTGGACGATTTAAATCTCGGAAGGAACGAGAAGCAGAACTTGGAGCCAGGGCAAAGGAGTTCACCAATGTTTACGTCAAGAATTTGGGAGAAGACATGGATGATGAGCGCCTCAAGGAACTCTTTGGCAAGTTTG GGCCTGCCTTAAGTGTGAAAGTAATGACAGATGAAAGTGGAAAATCCAAAGGATTCGGATTCGTAAGCTTTGAAAGGCATGAAGATGCGCAGAAA GCTGTGGATGAGATGAATGGAAAGGAGCTCAATGGAAAACAGATTTATGTTGGTCGAGCTCAGAAAAAAGTGGAACGGCAGACGGAACTTAAGCGCAAATTTGAGCAGATGAAGCAAGACAGGATCACCAGATATCAG GGTGTGAACCTTTATGTGAAAAATCTTGATGACGGTATTGATGATGAGCGTCTCCGGAAGGAGTTTTCTCCGTTTGGTACAATCACCAGTGCAAAA gTAATGATGGAGGGTGGGCGCAGCAAAGGCTTTGGTTTTGTATGTTTCTCATCCCCTGAAGAAGCCACTAAAGCAGTTACAGAGATGAATGGTAGAATTGTGGCCACGAAGCCACTGTATGTAGCTTTAGCTCAGCGCAAAGAAGAGCGCCAGGCTCACCTCACTAACCAGTATATGCAGAGGATGGCAAGTGTACGAGCTGTGCCCAACCCCGTGATCAACCCCTACCAGCCAGCACCTCCTTCAGGTTACTTCATGGCAGCTATCCCACAG ACTCAGAACCGTGCTGCATACTATCCTCCTAGCCAAATCGCTCAACTAAGACCAAGTCCTCGCTGGACTGCTCAGGGTGCCAGACCTCATC CATTCCAGAATATGCCCGGTGCTATCCGCCCAGCTGCTCCTAGACCACCATTTAGTACGATGAGACCAGCTTCCTCACAGGTTCCACGAGTCATGTCAACACAGCGTGTTG CTAACACATCAACACAGACAATGGGTCCACgtcctgcagctgctgctgctgcagccacTCCTGCTGTCCGCACCGTTCCCCAGTATAAATATGCTGCGGGAGTCCGCAATCCCCAGCAACATCTTAATGCACAGCCACAAGTTACCATGCAACAG CCCGCTGTTCATGTGCAAGGTCAAGAACCTTTAACTGCTTCCATGTTGGCATCTGCACCCCCACAAGAGCAGAAGCAAATGTTGG GTGAACGGCTGTTTCCTCTTATCCAAGCCATGCACCCTTCTCTTGCTGGCAAAATCACTGGCATGCTGTTGGAGATTGATAACTCAGAATTACTTCACATGCTCGAGTCTCCAGAGTCTCTCCGCTCAAAG GTTGATGAAGCTGTAGCTGTACTACAAGCCCACCAAGCGAAAGAGGCTGCCCAGAAAGCAGTGACCAGTGCCACTGGTGTGCCAACTGTCTAA